In uncultured Bacteroides sp., the following proteins share a genomic window:
- the rpsU gene encoding 30S ribosomal protein S21: MIVVPVKEGENIEKALKKFKRKFEKTGVVKELRSRQQFDKPSVTKRFKKERAVYVQKLQQVEE, encoded by the coding sequence ATGATAGTAGTACCTGTAAAAGAAGGCGAAAACATTGAAAAAGCGCTAAAAAAATTCAAAAGAAAATTTGAAAAAACCGGAGTAGTTAAAGAATTAAGAAGCAGACAACAGTTTGACAAACCATCTGTAACTAAAAGGTTTAAGAAAGAGCGTGCAGTTTATGTACAAAAGCTTCAGCAAGTAGAAGAATAA
- the raiA gene encoding ribosome-associated translation inhibitor RaiA encodes MEIRIQSIHFDASEQLEAFIQKKAMKLERLYDDIKTVEVSLKVVKPETVKNKEAGIKIIIPNYEFYADKTNDTFEASIDEALDALSKQLLKYKEKQLNK; translated from the coding sequence ATGGAAATTAGAATTCAATCAATTCACTTTGATGCTTCAGAACAATTAGAAGCTTTCATCCAAAAGAAAGCTATGAAGCTAGAGAGACTTTATGATGATATAAAAACAGTGGAGGTGTCATTAAAAGTTGTAAAACCTGAAACAGTAAAAAACAAAGAAGCCGGAATAAAGATAATAATACCGAATTACGAATTTTACGCTGACAAAACAAACGATACGTTTGAAGCATCTATTGATGAAGCATTAGATGCACTATCAAAACAATTGTTGAAGTACAAGGAAAAGCAACTTAACAAATAA
- a CDS encoding glycosyltransferase N-terminal domain-containing protein has product MLYNLGIYLYSLIIHLAAPFSRKPRKMMKGHWIVYELLRQQKENGAKYIWFHAASLGEFEQGRPLIEKIKERYPEYKILLTFFSPSGYEVRRNYQEADIVCYLPLDKPRNVKKFLDIMQPCMAFFIKYEFWKNYLNELHKRNIPVYSVSSIFRKEQIFFKWYGGAYRKVLSNFDQLFVQNETSKRFLSKIGIEKVTVVGDTRFDRVLEIRQEAKNLPLVEAFKGNSLTIVAGSSWAPDEDLFIEYFNNHPEMKLIIAPHVIDENHLVEIISKLKRPYVRYSKATEQNVKKADCLIIDGYGLLSSIYRYGEIAYIGGGFGVGIHNVLEAAVYGIPVIFGPKYQKFMEARQLIEGKGAFSIKDSEELSQLLDKMISDKEFLKESGSNAGNYVTKNLGASELILSQIKF; this is encoded by the coding sequence ATGCTTTATAATTTAGGTATATATTTATATTCACTTATAATTCATCTGGCTGCACCCTTTAGTAGAAAGCCGCGCAAGATGATGAAAGGACATTGGATTGTATACGAGCTACTTCGTCAACAGAAAGAAAATGGCGCAAAATACATCTGGTTTCATGCCGCTTCTTTGGGTGAATTTGAACAAGGACGTCCTCTCATTGAAAAAATCAAAGAAAGATATCCTGAATATAAAATACTACTCACGTTCTTCTCTCCATCCGGTTACGAAGTGCGCAGAAACTATCAAGAAGCAGATATTGTTTGTTATCTACCGCTTGATAAACCTCGAAACGTTAAAAAGTTCTTAGATATTATGCAGCCATGTATGGCTTTCTTCATCAAATATGAGTTCTGGAAAAATTACCTGAATGAGCTACATAAACGGAATATACCGGTTTATAGTGTTTCTTCTATTTTCCGCAAAGAACAGATATTCTTTAAATGGTATGGTGGAGCTTATCGCAAAGTTTTATCAAACTTTGACCAGTTATTTGTTCAGAACGAAACATCCAAGCGGTTTCTTTCCAAGATTGGAATAGAAAAGGTTACCGTAGTGGGTGATACCCGTTTTGACCGGGTACTTGAAATCCGACAGGAAGCAAAAAATCTTCCTTTAGTCGAAGCTTTTAAGGGTAATTCGTTAACTATTGTAGCGGGAAGTTCATGGGCACCAGATGAGGATTTATTCATTGAATATTTCAACAATCATCCAGAGATGAAACTAATCATTGCTCCTCATGTCATTGATGAGAACCACTTAGTGGAGATAATCAGCAAACTAAAACGCCCTTATGTTCGCTATTCAAAAGCAACGGAACAGAATGTTAAAAAGGCAGACTGCCTGATCATTGATGGATATGGACTTCTCTCTTCAATTTATCGATATGGCGAAATAGCTTATATTGGTGGAGGATTTGGGGTTGGCATTCATAATGTTCTGGAAGCGGCAGTATATGGCATACCGGTTATCTTTGGACCTAAATATCAAAAATTCATGGAAGCCAGACAACTTATAGAGGGTAAGGGAGCTTTTTCTATAAAAGACAGCGAAGAACTAAGTCAGTTATTGGATAAAATGATTTCTGACAAAGAGTTTTTGAAAGAAAGTGGTTCTAATGCAGGTAATTATGTAACCAAGAATCTGGGAGCCAGCGAACTCATACTAAGTCAGATTAAATTTTAA
- a CDS encoding gamma carbonic anhydrase family protein — MALIKSVRGFTPEFGENCYLADNATIIGDVKMGTECSIWFGTILRGDVNSIRIGNRVNIQDGSVLHTLYEKSTIEIGDNVSVGHNVTIHGATIKDYALIGMGSTILDHAVVGEGAIVAAGSLVLSNTVIEPGSIWGGVPAKFIKKVDPAQAKELNEKIAHNYLMYSEWYK; from the coding sequence ATGGCATTAATAAAATCAGTTAGAGGATTTACACCGGAATTTGGTGAAAATTGTTATTTGGCAGATAACGCAACTATTATTGGTGATGTGAAGATGGGGACTGAATGTAGCATCTGGTTTGGTACGATATTGCGCGGAGATGTTAATTCTATCCGTATTGGTAATAGAGTGAATATCCAGGATGGCTCAGTCTTGCATACTTTATATGAGAAATCTACCATTGAAATAGGAGATAATGTCTCTGTGGGACATAATGTGACTATTCATGGTGCAACCATAAAAGATTATGCATTAATAGGAATGGGGTCTACCATACTTGATCATGCTGTTGTAGGTGAAGGAGCAATTGTTGCTGCAGGTTCTTTGGTATTAAGTAATACTGTAATTGAACCTGGAAGTATTTGGGGAGGAGTACCAGCAAAGTTCATTAAGAAAGTTGATCCTGCGCAAGCAAAAGAGCTAAATGAAAAGATTGCACACAATTATCTAATGTATTCTGAATGGTATAAGTAG
- a CDS encoding low molecular weight protein-tyrosine-phosphatase produces the protein MEKRILFVCLGNICRSPLAEGIMQTYLERDGLEDCIKVDSAGILSYHQGELPDSRMRAHAIKRGYNLVSRSRPVKSDDFDDFDLILGMDDQNIDGLRELAPSPEAQQKIRRMADFCQHIPTDCVPDPYFGGASGFENVLDILEDACEGLLEYLKNNPKE, from the coding sequence ATAGAAAAAAGAATCCTGTTCGTCTGCCTTGGAAACATATGCCGTTCACCATTGGCAGAAGGAATAATGCAAACTTATCTTGAAAGAGATGGGCTTGAAGATTGTATTAAAGTAGACTCCGCTGGCATACTTAGTTATCATCAAGGAGAATTGCCGGATTCACGAATGCGCGCACATGCTATTAAGCGCGGGTATAATTTGGTAAGCCGTTCCAGACCGGTAAAGAGTGACGACTTTGATGATTTCGACCTGATATTAGGTATGGACGACCAGAACATTGATGGCCTCAGGGAATTGGCTCCATCTCCTGAAGCACAGCAAAAAATACGTCGTATGGCTGACTTCTGCCAACACATTCCAACTGATTGTGTGCCCGATCCTTATTTCGGAGGCGCATCAGGATTCGAGAATGTTTTGGATATCCTGGAGGATGCTTGTGAAGGATTGCTGGAGTATTTAAAAAACAACCCGAAAGAATAA
- a CDS encoding aminopeptidase P family protein encodes MKQNITERVTVLRSLLSEKGLSAFIIPSTDPHLSEYVASHWKSREWISGFTGSAGTVVVTLDKAGLWTDSRYFLQAADQLENTGIELFKDGLPTTPTIMEWLSDELKEGESLGLDGKMFSVSEVEDMKNVFSKKSITVDTSLDPFEQIWSDRPAMPQDPAFIYETKYAGVSCTDKIEQIRQKMENAGVESLLVSTLDEIAWTLNLRGCDVKCNPVVISYLLISKTEIVYFIAPEKLTKEVREYLLSQNVVIRNYDEINNALSELNTTTLLINPSRTNFDVCSAVNPLCKVVRGNSPIALLKAIRNEQEITGIRSAMIRDGVALTKFLRWLEAAVPKGTETELSIDAKLHEFRAAQDMYMGESFDTIAGYKEHGAIVHYSATAETSSVLKPEGFLLLDSGAQYLDGTTDITRTIALGPLTEEEKIDYTLVLKGHIALATCKFPYGTRGSQIDVLARAALWQRGLNYLHGTGHGVGHFLSVHEGPQSIRMNENPVLLLPGMLTSNEPGLYKGGRHGIRTENLTLVRRDVETEFGEFYRFETVTLCPICTEGIIKSLLSDLEVNWLNDYHKIVFDRLSPYLDAEEISWLRTKTVAI; translated from the coding sequence ATGAAACAAAACATAACTGAACGCGTAACCGTATTAAGGTCGTTGCTTTCAGAGAAAGGGCTCTCTGCTTTTATTATTCCAAGTACTGACCCACATCTTAGTGAATATGTCGCATCTCATTGGAAATCCAGAGAATGGATTTCTGGGTTTACAGGTTCTGCTGGTACTGTCGTTGTAACTCTTGACAAAGCTGGTCTTTGGACTGACTCTCGTTATTTTCTTCAGGCTGCAGATCAATTAGAAAACACCGGCATAGAACTTTTCAAGGATGGCTTACCAACAACCCCTACTATAATGGAATGGCTTTCAGATGAACTTAAGGAAGGCGAATCTTTGGGTCTTGACGGAAAAATGTTTTCCGTGTCTGAAGTGGAAGATATGAAAAATGTTTTTTCTAAGAAAAGTATAACCGTAGATACGTCTCTTGATCCTTTTGAACAGATCTGGAGTGACAGACCAGCCATGCCTCAGGATCCGGCTTTTATTTACGAAACTAAATATGCAGGTGTTTCTTGTACAGATAAAATTGAGCAGATTCGTCAGAAAATGGAAAATGCAGGTGTTGAGAGCTTGCTGGTTTCTACACTAGACGAAATTGCTTGGACACTTAATTTAAGAGGTTGTGACGTGAAATGCAATCCTGTTGTAATAAGTTATTTGCTTATATCTAAAACGGAGATTGTTTATTTTATAGCTCCAGAGAAGCTTACAAAAGAAGTAAGAGAGTATTTATTGTCTCAGAATGTTGTTATTCGAAATTATGATGAGATAAATAATGCTTTATCAGAGTTAAATACTACAACTCTGCTAATTAACCCTTCAAGAACAAATTTTGATGTATGCAGTGCTGTTAATCCTTTATGTAAAGTAGTACGTGGGAATTCTCCTATAGCTCTTTTAAAAGCTATAAGGAATGAACAGGAAATTACAGGAATACGTTCAGCGATGATTCGTGACGGAGTTGCATTAACTAAATTTCTTCGTTGGCTTGAAGCTGCAGTTCCAAAGGGCACTGAAACAGAATTAAGCATAGATGCTAAATTGCATGAATTTAGGGCAGCTCAAGATATGTATATGGGAGAGAGCTTTGATACGATTGCTGGTTATAAGGAGCATGGAGCGATTGTTCATTATTCTGCAACGGCAGAAACTTCTTCAGTATTAAAACCTGAGGGCTTTTTACTACTTGATTCTGGAGCACAATATTTAGATGGCACTACAGATATTACTCGTACCATTGCTTTGGGACCGTTAACAGAGGAGGAAAAGATTGATTATACTTTAGTCCTGAAAGGACATATAGCTTTAGCTACATGTAAGTTTCCTTATGGCACCCGTGGGTCTCAGATAGATGTGTTGGCTCGTGCTGCTTTATGGCAGAGAGGACTTAATTATTTGCACGGAACCGGCCATGGTGTAGGTCATTTCCTTAGTGTTCATGAGGGACCTCAAAGTATACGTATGAATGAAAATCCAGTGTTATTACTGCCCGGTATGCTAACTTCAAATGAACCTGGATTATATAAAGGTGGTCGTCATGGTATTCGTACCGAGAATCTTACTTTGGTTCGCCGGGATGTAGAAACAGAATTTGGTGAGTTTTATCGTTTTGAAACAGTAACTCTTTGTCCAATATGCACTGAAGGAATTATTAAATCTCTTCTTTCTGATTTGGAAGTTAATTGGCTGAATGATTATCATAAGATCGTTTTTGATAGACTGAGTCCTTATCTTGATGCAGAGGAGATATCTTGGCTTAGAACAAAAACCGTCGCAATTTGA
- a CDS encoding HDIG domain-containing metalloprotein, whose translation MNKLKNKKRSSYKDLIYKALIFLATVAVIVNFLPRSGKFNYQFDIDKPWKYGLLTAPFDFPIYKDEGLVRHEQDSIMKFYQPYFFYNQKMEQKALSKLNTNFNSGLKSKILPASYFQHVNVVLKQIYKAGVIPSSEMTNLKKGRVKSVMLAKEMMASAKPASELFTIKTAYEYLLNADTVHFSKEILRQCDLDNYIIPNLALDRKKSDAVKKELLGTVSWASGLVQSGQKIIDRGEIVNDRTFRILESLKKESLKRSGSIDQQLLILGGQILFVSMLMFYFMLYLDLFRKDYYQHKGGLSLLFALTIFFSVLTALMIKYSVFNVYMVPYAMLPIVIRVFLDSRTAFMTHTVTILICSITLRFPFEFILLQLTAGLVAIYSLRELSQRSHLFRTAFLIVLSYAVLNFSLELIHENDISKINLSMYMNFAINGILLLFAYPFLFLLEKTFGFTSNVTLVELSNINNRLLRKLSEVAPGTFQHSMQVANLAAEAAIRIGGKSQLVRTGALYHDIGKMENPAFFTENQSGVNPHKALSYEQSAQVVINHVYDGLKLAEKNNLPKVIKDFISTHHGLGKTKYFYVSYKNENPDKEIDEDVFTYPGPNPFSKETAILMMADSVEAASRSLPEYTEESISNLVDKIIDSQVADGFFKYCPITFKDVATVKLVFKEKLRTIYHTRVSYPELKKTGIK comes from the coding sequence ATGAATAAGTTAAAGAATAAAAAACGTTCTTCATATAAAGATTTGATATATAAGGCGCTGATTTTTCTGGCTACAGTGGCAGTAATAGTCAATTTTTTACCTCGTAGTGGGAAGTTTAACTATCAATTTGATATTGACAAACCTTGGAAATACGGTCTGTTGACAGCTCCTTTTGATTTTCCTATTTATAAAGATGAAGGTTTGGTGAGGCATGAACAGGATAGCATCATGAAGTTCTACCAGCCTTATTTCTTTTATAATCAAAAGATGGAGCAAAAGGCTCTTTCTAAACTTAATACTAATTTTAATAGTGGACTAAAAAGCAAAATACTTCCAGCTTCTTACTTTCAACATGTTAATGTTGTATTGAAGCAAATTTATAAAGCAGGCGTTATACCAAGTTCTGAAATGACCAACTTAAAGAAAGGTCGCGTTAAATCAGTAATGCTCGCGAAAGAAATGATGGCAAGTGCAAAACCTGCTTCTGAACTTTTTACGATTAAAACTGCTTATGAATATTTGCTGAATGCAGATACTGTTCATTTTAGTAAAGAGATACTTAGGCAGTGTGATTTGGATAATTACATTATTCCTAATCTTGCATTAGATAGAAAAAAATCGGATGCTGTAAAGAAGGAACTATTAGGTACCGTTTCATGGGCTAGTGGATTGGTACAATCAGGCCAGAAAATCATTGATAGAGGTGAAATTGTAAATGACAGAACTTTCCGAATTCTGGAATCCCTCAAAAAGGAATCTCTGAAAAGAAGTGGGTCAATTGATCAACAACTGCTTATTTTGGGTGGGCAGATTCTATTTGTTAGTATGCTGATGTTCTATTTTATGCTTTATCTTGACTTGTTCAGAAAAGATTATTATCAACATAAAGGTGGACTCTCGTTACTGTTTGCACTCACTATCTTTTTTTCTGTGCTGACAGCTTTGATGATAAAATACAGCGTTTTCAATGTTTATATGGTTCCTTATGCCATGCTACCTATTGTAATAAGAGTCTTTCTTGATTCACGTACTGCTTTTATGACCCATACGGTAACAATCCTTATTTGTTCCATTACTTTACGTTTCCCTTTCGAATTTATTTTATTGCAGTTGACTGCCGGGCTTGTTGCTATCTATAGTTTGCGGGAATTGTCACAACGCTCTCACTTATTCCGCACAGCTTTTTTAATTGTGCTCAGTTATGCAGTTCTGAATTTCTCATTAGAACTTATACATGAAAATGATATTTCGAAGATCAATTTAAGCATGTATATGAATTTTGCTATAAATGGTATCTTGTTACTCTTTGCTTATCCGTTCTTATTCCTTTTAGAGAAAACGTTCGGTTTTACTTCTAATGTAACTTTAGTAGAACTTTCTAATATCAATAACAGGTTATTGCGAAAATTGTCGGAAGTGGCTCCCGGAACATTTCAGCATTCCATGCAGGTTGCAAATCTGGCGGCAGAAGCTGCAATTAGGATAGGCGGTAAAAGTCAGTTGGTAAGAACTGGAGCTCTCTATCATGATATTGGGAAAATGGAGAATCCGGCGTTCTTTACAGAAAATCAGTCGGGGGTGAATCCGCATAAAGCTTTAAGCTATGAACAGAGTGCACAAGTAGTCATTAATCATGTGTATGACGGATTGAAATTGGCCGAAAAAAACAATTTACCCAAGGTCATAAAAGATTTTATCAGTACGCATCATGGGCTGGGTAAAACTAAATATTTTTATGTCTCTTATAAAAATGAGAATCCGGATAAAGAGATTGATGAAGATGTATTTACCTATCCTGGCCCTAATCCTTTCTCCAAAGAAACGGCTATTCTGATGATGGCAGATTCTGTAGAAGCAGCTTCCCGTAGTTTGCCGGAATATACAGAAGAGTCTATCAGTAATCTGGTTGATAAGATTATTGATTCACAGGTGGCAGACGGATTCTTTAAATATTGCCCTATTACATTCAAGGATGTTGCTACGGTAAAATTGGTATTTAAGGAGAAACTTCGAACTATTTACCATACTAGAGTCAGTTATCCGGAATTGAAAAAGACAGGAATCAAGTAA
- the tuf gene encoding elongation factor Tu produces the protein MAKEKFERTKPHVNIGTIGHVDHGKTTLTAAITMVLAKKGLSELRSFDSIDNAPEEKERGITINTSHVEYQTALRHYAHVDCPGHADYVKNMVTGAAQMDGAIIVVAATDGPMPQTREHILLARQVNVPKLVVFMNKCDMVEDEEMLELVEMEMRELLSFYDFDGDNTPIIRGSALGALNGVEKWEDKVMELMDAVDTWIPLPPRDVDKPFLMPVEDVFSITGRGTVATGRIEAGIIKTGEEVQIIGLGAEGKKSVVTGVEMFRKILDEGQAGDNVGLLLRGIEKEAIKRGMVICHPGKITPHTTFKAEVYILKKEEGGRHTPFHNKYRPQFYLRTLDCTGEITLPEGTDMVMPGDNVTITVELIYPVAINLGLRFAIREGGRTVGAGQITEICD, from the coding sequence ATGGCTAAAGAGAAATTTGAACGTACCAAACCGCACGTTAACATTGGTACTATTGGTCACGTTGACCACGGTAAAACGACATTGACTGCTGCTATCACCATGGTGTTAGCTAAGAAAGGTCTTTCTGAATTGCGTTCTTTCGATTCTATCGATAACGCTCCTGAAGAAAAAGAAAGAGGTATTACTATTAATACTTCACACGTTGAGTATCAAACAGCGTTGCGTCACTACGCACACGTTGACTGTCCAGGACATGCCGACTACGTAAAGAACATGGTAACTGGTGCTGCTCAAATGGACGGTGCTATCATTGTAGTTGCTGCAACTGATGGTCCTATGCCTCAAACTCGTGAACACATCCTATTAGCTCGTCAGGTAAACGTACCTAAATTGGTAGTTTTCATGAACAAGTGTGATATGGTTGAAGACGAAGAAATGTTAGAACTTGTTGAAATGGAAATGAGAGAACTTCTTTCATTCTATGATTTCGATGGTGACAACACTCCTATCATCCGTGGTTCTGCTCTTGGTGCACTTAACGGTGTTGAAAAATGGGAAGATAAAGTAATGGAGTTAATGGATGCTGTTGATACATGGATTCCACTTCCTCCACGTGATGTTGATAAACCATTCTTGATGCCAGTTGAAGACGTATTCTCAATCACAGGTCGTGGTACAGTTGCTACAGGTCGTATTGAAGCAGGTATCATCAAAACAGGTGAAGAAGTTCAGATCATTGGTCTTGGCGCAGAAGGAAAGAAATCAGTTGTTACTGGTGTTGAAATGTTCCGTAAGATTCTTGATGAAGGTCAAGCTGGAGATAACGTAGGTCTTTTACTTCGTGGTATTGAAAAAGAAGCGATCAAACGTGGTATGGTTATTTGCCATCCAGGAAAAATCACTCCTCATACAACTTTCAAAGCTGAGGTTTATATCCTTAAGAAAGAAGAAGGTGGACGTCACACTCCATTCCACAACAAATACCGTCCTCAGTTCTACCTACGTACATTAGACTGTACAGGTGAAATCACTCTTCCAGAAGGAACAGACATGGTTATGCCTGGTGATAACGTAACAATTACAGTAGAATTAATCTACCCAGTAGCTATTAACTTAGGTCTTCGTTTCGCTATCCGTGAAGGTGGACGTACAGTAGGTGCAGGTCAGATTACAGAAATCTGTGACTAA
- the gltX gene encoding glutamate--tRNA ligase: protein MTERKVRVRFAPSPTGALHIGGVRTALYNYLFARQHGGEMIFRIEDTDSHRFVPGAEEYIIEAFQWLGIKFDEGVSFGGNYGPYRQSERREIYKKYVKILLDNEKAYIAFDTPEELEAKRAEIQNFQYDASTRLGMRNSLTLSAEEVKDLIDSGKQYVVRMKIEPNEDVHVQDIIRGEVIINSSILDDKVLYKSADELPTYHLANIVDDHLMEVSHVIRGEEWLPSAPLHVLLYRAFGWEDTMPEFAHLPLLLKPDGNGKLSKRDGDRLGFPVFPLQWNDPKSGEISSGYREAGYLPEAIINFLALLGWNPGNDQEIMSMEELIKLFDLHRCSKAGAKFDYEKGKWFNHQYIQLKSNEELANLFLPYLKEQGVDAPFDKIVTVVGLMKERVSFMKELWEQCKFFFVSPTEYDEKTVKKRWKEDSPAQMTELMHVLEGIADFSIENQEKIVMDWIASKEYHLGNIMNAFRLTLVGEGKGPHMFDISAVLGKEETIARMKRAIDAIKK, encoded by the coding sequence ATGACAGAAAGAAAAGTAAGAGTTCGTTTTGCTCCAAGTCCAACAGGAGCATTACATATTGGCGGAGTACGCACAGCATTATACAATTATTTATTTGCCCGTCAGCATGGTGGGGAAATGATATTTCGCATAGAAGACACTGATTCTCACCGATTTGTTCCTGGGGCAGAAGAATACATCATCGAAGCTTTCCAATGGTTGGGAATTAAGTTCGACGAAGGAGTAAGCTTTGGTGGTAATTATGGACCTTACCGTCAGTCCGAACGCAGAGAAATATACAAGAAGTACGTAAAAATCTTATTAGATAACGAGAAAGCATACATTGCTTTTGATACTCCTGAAGAGCTTGAAGCCAAACGTGCAGAAATACAAAACTTTCAATATGATGCATCTACCCGTCTGGGTATGCGCAACTCTTTGACTCTTTCTGCAGAAGAAGTTAAAGACTTGATTGATTCTGGAAAGCAATACGTGGTAAGAATGAAGATTGAACCTAATGAAGATGTTCATGTTCAAGATATTATTCGCGGAGAAGTTATCATCAACTCATCTATTCTGGATGACAAGGTTTTATATAAATCAGCGGATGAATTACCAACCTATCATCTTGCTAATATAGTGGATGACCATCTTATGGAAGTATCTCACGTAATACGTGGAGAGGAATGGTTACCTTCAGCGCCATTACATGTACTTCTTTACCGTGCCTTTGGATGGGAAGATACAATGCCGGAATTTGCTCATCTTCCACTTTTACTTAAACCAGACGGAAATGGTAAACTGAGCAAGCGTGATGGAGATCGCCTTGGTTTCCCTGTATTCCCATTACAATGGAATGACCCTAAATCTGGCGAGATTTCTTCCGGATACCGCGAAGCTGGTTATCTGCCTGAAGCTATAATCAACTTCCTTGCTCTGCTTGGATGGAATCCAGGTAATGATCAGGAAATTATGTCAATGGAAGAACTCATTAAACTATTTGATCTTCACAGATGTAGCAAAGCCGGTGCTAAATTTGATTACGAAAAGGGGAAATGGTTTAACCATCAATATATCCAGCTTAAATCTAATGAGGAACTAGCAAATCTGTTTTTACCATACTTGAAAGAACAAGGTGTGGATGCTCCTTTTGATAAGATTGTAACAGTTGTTGGTTTGATGAAAGAGCGCGTAAGCTTCATGAAAGAACTTTGGGAACAGTGCAAGTTTTTCTTTGTTTCTCCAACAGAATATGATGAGAAAACTGTTAAAAAACGCTGGAAAGAAGATTCTCCTGCTCAGATGACCGAACTTATGCATGTACTTGAAGGCATTGCTGATTTTTCTATTGAAAATCAGGAAAAGATTGTTATGGATTGGATTGCAAGCAAAGAATATCATCTGGGAAACATAATGAATGCCTTCCGTCTCACTCTGGTAGGAGAAGGAAAAGGGCCACACATGTTTGACATCTCTGCAGTTTTAGGTAAAGAAGAAACAATTGCCCGAATGAAAAGAGCAATCGATGCTATAAAGAAGTAA
- a CDS encoding tyrosine-type recombinase/integrase gives MLIDSFLNYLQFEKNYSKKTINSYRVDLIQLESYAKDCNEELTLINVDTDIIRQWIVNLLSKGYTASSVNRKLSSLRTFYKFFLIKKEVSSDPARKVTGPKKKKPLPVFLKETDINKILDETEFKEGFLGVRDRMIIEMFYATGIRLSELIGLDDADINLNDSLIKVTGKRNKQRLIPFGSELKESILKYLSIRNETITTWPEAFFVKETGERLYSALVERLVKRQISKVVTLKKRSPHVLRHTFATAMLNNEANLNAIKEILGHASLAATEVYTHTTFEELKNVYKLAHPRA, from the coding sequence ATGCTAATTGACTCTTTTCTAAACTATCTCCAATTTGAAAAGAACTACTCAAAAAAGACTATCAACAGTTACAGAGTAGATTTAATTCAACTAGAGAGTTATGCAAAAGACTGTAACGAAGAGTTAACGCTGATAAACGTTGATACTGATATTATTCGTCAATGGATTGTAAATCTATTAAGTAAAGGATATACGGCATCATCAGTAAATCGAAAATTAAGTTCATTAAGAACTTTTTATAAATTTTTTTTAATAAAAAAGGAGGTATCTTCAGATCCAGCCCGAAAGGTTACTGGTCCTAAAAAGAAAAAGCCGCTCCCTGTATTCTTAAAAGAGACAGATATAAACAAGATTCTTGATGAAACAGAGTTCAAAGAGGGATTTTTAGGTGTAAGAGACCGAATGATCATAGAAATGTTTTATGCCACCGGCATTAGACTTTCAGAATTAATCGGACTAGATGACGCTGACATAAACCTTAATGACTCTCTCATAAAAGTTACAGGAAAAAGGAATAAACAAAGACTTATCCCTTTCGGAAGCGAATTAAAAGAGTCTATATTAAAGTATCTTAGCATAAGAAATGAGACTATAACTACATGGCCTGAAGCCTTTTTCGTAAAAGAAACTGGCGAAAGACTTTATAGCGCATTAGTTGAGAGGTTAGTAAAACGACAAATATCAAAAGTTGTAACGCTAAAAAAAAGAAGTCCGCACGTATTAAGACACACTTTCGCAACAGCAATGTTGAACAACGAAGCAAATCTAAATGCAATAAAGGAAATACTTGGACATGCCAGCCTGGCTGCTACAGAAGTCTACACGCATACAACATTTGAAGAGTTGAAAAATGTCTATAAACTAGCTCATCCAAGAGCATAA